Proteins encoded together in one Cellulomonas gilvus ATCC 13127 window:
- a CDS encoding NADH-quinone oxidoreductase subunit A, whose translation MNNPYVPLLWLMGIAAVLALGGVGASAILGPKRYNRAKLEAYECGIQPTPHAIGGGRFPIKYYLVAMTFIVFDIEVVFLYPWAVSFTELALFGFVAMMAFLVLITVPFVYEWRRGGFEWD comes from the coding sequence ATGAACAACCCGTACGTGCCGCTGCTGTGGCTCATGGGCATCGCCGCGGTCCTCGCGCTCGGCGGCGTCGGTGCGAGCGCGATCCTGGGCCCCAAGCGGTACAACCGCGCCAAGCTCGAGGCGTACGAGTGCGGCATCCAGCCCACGCCGCACGCGATCGGCGGCGGACGGTTCCCGATCAAGTACTACCTGGTGGCGATGACGTTCATCGTGTTCGACATCGAGGTGGTGTTCCTCTACCCGTGGGCCGTGAGCTTCACCGAGCTCGCGCTGTTCGGGTTCGTCGCGATGATGGCGTTCCTGGTGCTCATCACGGTGCCGTTCGTCTACGAGTGGCGGCGCGGGGGCTTCGAGTGGGACTGA